Proteins encoded within one genomic window of Synechococcus sp. PCC 7335:
- a CDS encoding M10 family metallopeptidase C-terminal domain-containing protein: MAIIDGTRFADILQGTNEDDIINGLEGNDSIEAAGGNDQLRGGAGDDTLTGGAGADDFVIEQTSGNSNNTVTDFVKGEDGIDLRTLGISEFETILPLLSNNAEGNAVITTLLTGWVSTTEIEGLSVEQLSANDFIFDSSTTGDEKVGTRFDDDLFGGLGNDTLTGDTGEDRLFGENGNDRLIGGSGDDTLTGGAGADDFVIEQTSGNSNNTVTDFVKGEDGIDLRTLGISEFETILPLLSSNAEGNAVITTLLTGWVSTTEIEGLSVEQLSANDFIFDSSIAGNEKVGTRFDDDLFGGLGNDTLTGDSGEDRLFGENGNDRLIGGSGDDTLTGGAGAEDVAVFSGAFIEYELSQNSGRIIVENISGNGDGTDVLSGIERIQFSDRTINTLPTVIEAAGDSSLLRTFLDGAYRVQTAGRNPVNVTFQGRRTGPFNGWQAIGAEALTGGGYQLAWRRNGSQYSIWNLDGRGRFVSARAYNSQSITQLESAFGQNFNGDGSLAPAATAIEAAGNLSLVVTNRGAYQLQAADLNPLDVILQGGQIGAFNGWQAIGAEAQTGGGYQVAWRRDNGRFGIWNLDGRGRFISARGYDSQGITRFESAFGQDFDGDDLLAPAARVIEDNGNLSLVIASNGAYQLQAADLNPLDVILQGNQIGAFNGWQAIGAEARTGGGYQVAWRRNDGRFGVWNLDGQGRFISATGYGSQGIAQFESAFSQDLNGDGF; this comes from the coding sequence ATGGCTATAATCGACGGCACACGTTTCGCAGATATTCTTCAAGGCACTAATGAAGATGATATTATCAACGGCCTTGAGGGAAATGACTCTATAGAGGCTGCTGGTGGCAATGACCAGCTACGCGGCGGTGCTGGCGACGATACGTTGACTGGCGGAGCCGGCGCTGACGACTTTGTCATAGAACAGACTTCTGGTAACTCTAACAACACCGTTACAGACTTCGTTAAAGGTGAGGATGGGATAGACCTGCGAACTTTGGGAATCAGCGAGTTCGAGACTATACTCCCTCTGCTCTCAAACAACGCGGAAGGCAATGCCGTAATTACGACACTGCTAACAGGTTGGGTCTCTACAACTGAGATTGAAGGTCTCAGCGTAGAGCAGCTGAGCGCTAACGACTTTATCTTCGATAGTAGTACTACTGGTGACGAGAAAGTAGGTACGAGGTTCGATGATGACCTGTTCGGTGGCTTGGGCAACGATACATTGACCGGAGACACTGGAGAGGACCGTCTCTTTGGCGAAAATGGCAACGACCGTTTGATTGGTGGGTCTGGCGACGATACGTTGACTGGCGGAGCCGGCGCTGACGACTTTGTCATAGAACAGACTTCTGGTAACTCTAACAACACCGTTACAGACTTCGTTAAAGGTGAGGATGGGATAGACCTGCGAACTTTGGGAATCAGCGAGTTCGAGACTATACTCCCTCTGCTCTCAAGCAACGCGGAAGGCAATGCCGTAATTACGACACTGCTAACAGGTTGGGTCTCTACAACTGAGATTGAAGGTCTCAGCGTAGAGCAGCTGAGCGCTAACGACTTTATCTTCGACAGCAGTATTGCCGGCAACGAGAAAGTAGGTACGAGGTTCGATGATGACCTGTTCGGTGGCTTGGGCAACGATACATTGACCGGAGACAGTGGAGAGGACCGTCTCTTTGGCGAAAATGGCAACGACCGTTTGATTGGTGGGTCTGGCGACGATACGTTGACTGGCGGAGCCGGCGCTGAAGATGTTGCCGTTTTCTCCGGTGCATTTATTGAGTATGAACTTAGCCAAAACAGCGGGAGAATCATTGTTGAAAATATCAGTGGCAATGGTGATGGGACGGATGTTCTCTCTGGAATCGAAAGAATTCAATTTAGCGATCGCACCATTAATACTCTTCCTACCGTCATCGAAGCAGCCGGCGATTCATCCTTACTCAGAACCTTCCTCGACGGCGCCTATCGAGTGCAAACAGCAGGCCGAAATCCTGTGAATGTCACTTTCCAAGGTAGACGGACTGGTCCATTTAACGGCTGGCAAGCAATCGGCGCAGAAGCCTTGACCGGTGGCGGCTACCAGCTCGCCTGGAGAAGGAACGGTAGTCAGTACAGCATTTGGAACTTAGACGGTCGAGGAAGGTTTGTCAGCGCCAGAGCCTACAACAGTCAGAGCATCACTCAACTCGAATCAGCCTTTGGGCAAAACTTTAACGGAGATGGATCGCTGGCACCTGCTGCCACCGCCATCGAAGCTGCTGGCAATCTATCCCTAGTAGTTACTAACAGAGGCGCCTACCAATTGCAGGCAGCAGATCTAAACCCTTTGGATGTCATCCTTCAAGGTGGACAAATTGGTGCATTTAACGGTTGGCAGGCCATCGGCGCAGAAGCCCAGACCGGTGGCGGTTATCAGGTCGCCTGGAGAAGGGACAATGGTCGGTTTGGTATTTGGAACTTAGACGGTCGAGGAAGGTTCATTAGCGCCAGAGGCTATGACAGCCAGGGCATTACTCGATTCGAATCAGCCTTTGGACAAGACTTTGACGGGGATGACTTGCTGGCGCCTGCTGCTAGGGTCATCGAAGATAATGGCAATCTATCCCTAGTAATTGCTAGCAACGGCGCCTACCAATTGCAAGCAGCCGATCTAAACCCTTTGGATGTTATTCTCCAAGGCAACCAGATTGGTGCATTTAACGGCTGGCAAGCAATCGGTGCTGAAGCGCGGACCGGTGGCGGCTATCAGGTCGCTTGGAGAAGGAACGATGGTCGGTTTGGTGTTTGGAACTTAGACGGTCAAGGAAGGTTCATCAGTGCCACAGGCTATGGCAGCCAGGGCATTGCTCAATTCGAATCAGCCTTTAGTCAAGATCTTAATGGCGATGGCTTCTAA